The genomic DNA CGGGCCGACGGTGCCGGCAGTACTGGTGTTGGCCTCCATCGGCGCCATCTTCTGTGTCGAGACGTTCCTCGCCCCCATCGGGTTCAGCATCGTCAGCAAAGTGGGTCCTGAAAGGTACCGGACACAACTGTTCGCCTTGAAGCATCTCGCATTGGCTGTAGGGTCCACGCTCGCAACTGCCGCGTCTTGGCTCTACATCGCGATCGGAATCGTTCCGTTCGCCCTCGCCATGGGCGGGATAGCGCTGTTCGCTGTCGTCGTGCTGTCCCTGTTCTCCTCGCGTATCGAGTACAAGATCGGTGTCGGAATGGCACCTTCCAGCACACTTCAATCCGCGCAGTGAGGGCATCCCGGCCGCGTGCCGCCCTCAACGCAGGGGGTATCGGCACGGCGGTGGTGTGAGTCCCGGGTGATTTGCACAGTGATTCGGCACTCTGCTATGGGCGATAGTTGCGCCGAGATGCGACACTCGGGTTGCGTCGTGTTAAAGCTGTTGTAGCGCAGTGGCAAACAACTCTGGTTAGCTGCCTCGCCCGAGACAAAGTGCGGCCCGTCCGCGTTGCAGATTAAATTTGCTAGACGCGGTTGCGAACCGGACATCGGTGACTGAGCGTTCCGCGATCGCGAGCGCCGAGAAGCGTGTACCGGTCGAGCGGGGGTGGGGCCTCGATTTCCGTGCCGTCGCCGGTGGGAGAATTGAAATTCATTCGCCCGCAACGCTTTCAGAGCGCGGGCATCGGCAAGCGGCATTGAGAACCACCGATGGGTTCGCGTCGATGGTTGACGCAGGCAAGGCGCGCAACTCAGCAGTCGGGCGTGGCTTGGGGTATTGCGGAGCGTGCCAACAGCATTGCACGTCAAGCATTTTCAATGTTCGCCCGTTGGGGGCCGCAGGTCGTCCGCTACGCGCACCCGCGGCCGGGCCTCCTGGGTGTTCCCCTCTTGACACCTAGGGTGAGCCTCCCTAATCTGTTCATATAACCGATCTAGTGATCGTAAATACGAACTATGCTGGAATGGCTCCGCATCAGTCTCTTGTTCCCGTGTGAGCCGCAACCTCGAACAGCATTAATGACGACCGGATGGTTCCGGGCCAACTTTCAGGAGGCAAAAGAATGGGACGTTATCGTCTTGGCATCGACATTGGCGGTACGTTCACCGACTTTGTGCTTCAAAATGCGGACACCGGTGAACTTGCGACCTGGAAACATCTCTCCTCCCCAAGCGATCCCTCGGTTTCCGCGGTAGAGGGCGCTGAAGAACTTTTGGAAAGCCAGAACGTCTCGTTTGCAGAGGTTGTGCAGATCGTTCACGGCACCACAATCGGGACGAACATCATCATCGAAGGCAACGGTGCCCGCACTGCGCTATTGGTGACAGAAGGTTTCGGCGACATGCTGATGATCCAGCGTCAGTCCAGGAGCAATCCGTACGACATTGTCGCCGACAAGCACGCCCCTTTGGTTCCTCGCGATTTGGTTTTCGAGGTTCCAGAGCGGATGCGTTTCGACGGTTCGACCTATCGCGAGTTGGATGAGGATCGGGTTCGGGCGATTGCTCAGGGTCTCCGCGAGGCCGACGTTGAGTCGGTGGCCGTCTGCCTCCTGCACTCTTACGCCAATTCGGCTCATGAGGATCGAGTCGCGATGATCCTGCAGGAGGAGGTTCCCGGCCTGCTCATCTCGCTGTCGAGCGAGGTGGCTCCGATCTCCCGCGAATACGAACGAACGAGTACCACGGTAGCCAACGCGTACACGCGCCCTGCGTTCGAGCGCTACCTGCGTCAGATGGTCTCCTCGCTCGAAGACCGCGGCTTCGCAGGGTCGTTCTATCTGATGCAGGCCAATGGTGGCGTCGCCAGTGTAGAGGTGACGACGAAGTTTCCGGTTCGTGCGCTCGAATCTGGTCCCGCTGCCGGCGTGACAATGGCCGCTGCCCAAGCCGTCTATGCGGAGGCAGGCGATGCGCTGGCCTTTGACATGGGCGGCACTACGGCCAAGGTTTGTCTCATCGAAAACGGCGAGGCGCGGATACTCAACTCATTTGAGGCAGACCGGACGGAGATGCGTCCGGGCACCGGCCTGCCGATGCTCATCCCCAGCATCGATCTGATCGAGATCGGTGCCGGTGGTGGAAGCCTGGCGCGCGATACCTTGGGCATCATTGCCGTCGGGCCGCAGAGCGCCGGCGCCGACCCGGGTCCGGTGTCGTACGGACTCGGGGGTACCGAACCGGCTGTAACGGATGCCAACCTGTCGCTGGGGTACCTCAATCCGGGGTACTTCAACGGTGGCCGGATCAAATTGGACGTCGAGGCGGCGAACAAGGCGATCCAACGCGTCGGGGAATCTCTGGGACTCGATGTCGAGACGACCGCCTGGGGAATCCACGATGCCGTGACTTCCAACATGTACCACGCGATGCGGGCGGTGACGGTCGAACGATCACGCGACCCAAGGGATCTGGCCCTGATCCCATCTGGTGGCGCCGCACCGACGCACGCTTGCCGTCTCGCCCGCCAACTCGGCATGAAGAAGGTCTTGCTTCCCGCGAACACCGCGGTCAACTCGGCCGTCGGCTTGTTGTACGCCGACCCCAGGTTCGACTTGGTAGTCACCTGGATCGGCATCGCCAACGACGATCACCTGGCAGAGATGGGGGAGCTGTTCAATTCCCTCGAAAAGCAGGCCACCGCACTGCTTGATGCCACCGGTCTCGATGGCGAGCGCTACATCGTCCGCTCTGCTGACATGCGGTACCACGGACAGGGCCACGTTCTAGAGGTCATACTCCCGGGTGGCGACCTCGATGGTGAGATGCTCAATTCAGCCTTCCGGGACCGCTATGCGGAGTTGTACGGTTACGCGAACGAGGATTCCGAGGTTGAGGTGACTGCGCTTCGAATCTCGGCTCGAGCGGTTGCGCCGAAGTTGGATCTGCCTCGTGGCGAGGGGACCGGCCGCCCGGCCGAGCCGAACCATCGCCGGCAGGTGTATTTCCCTGATACCGACGGCTATACCGAATGCCCCTGCTATCGGCGGGACGACCTGGACATTGGGGCGACGATCGACGGCCCGGCCGTGATCGAGGAACGCGACACTTCTGTTGTGCTGCCCCCTGGGGATCGCGCGACTGTCGATGCGTACCGAAACCTTGTGATCGAGATTGGAATCTGAACCGTGACAACGACAACGACAACGGAACTGGTTGATCCGATCACTCTTGGGGTGATCTGGCGTGGACTCACCGCCGCCGCCAACGATGCAGGCACCACGCTGGCGCGCACCGGCTACTCCGAAGCGATCCGGGAAGGGCGGGACTTCTCGGTCGGGCTCTTCGACAGCCGCGCGCGAATGACCGCCCAGGGTGATTTCAGTCCCGGGCACCTGGGATCGATGCCCACGGCGGTCAAGAACGTCCTCGACTACTACCCCACCGAGACCCTCAAGCCCGGCGACGCGATCATGCTCAACGATCCGTGGATGGGGTCGGGGCACCTTCCGGACTTCTTCCTGGTGTCGCCGGCCTTCCTCGACGGCGAGATCATCGGCTACACCGTGTGCTGCGCCCACATGATCGACGTCGGGGGCGCGGTCCCGGGCTCTCAGGCGGTCACCGGTATCACCGATCAGTTCCAGGAAGGCATTCGCTTCCTCCCGGTCCGGGTGTGGAACGAGGGTGAACCGAATGTGGAGCTGTTCCGCACGCTTGCCGCGAACATCCGTATCCCGGACAAGCTGATTGGCGACCTCAAGGCGATGCGTAACTGCAACCGCCTCGGGGAACTCCGTCTGCAGGGGCTCGTTCGGCAATTCGGCCGGAAGATCTACGAGGCGGCGTGCGACGAGATCCTTGTTCGATCCGAGCAGGCGATGCGTGAAGCCATTGCCGAGATCCCGGACGGGACCTATCACGCGGTCGATCACTTCGACGATTGCGGGCCGGATACCGAGCCGATTCGTCTCGAAGTCACTGTCACGGTGCAGGGCGACGAGGTGATCCTGGACTTCGCCGGGACCAGTCCCCAAACCCGCTCGGGTATCAACGGTGTCGAGCAGTATGTACGAGCGTGGTGCTACTTCACCATCAAGGTGCTGACACTCGGTTCCTCCGTACCGCAGAACGCCGGCTGCATCGCGCCGATCAAGTGGACCGCCCCGGAAGGGTCGGTACTCAACGCCAAGCCGCCGGCCGGTACCGGGGCGAGGGCGGTGATGCAACAGCGGATCTTCGACGTGCTGATGCAGGCATTTGCGACCGCTATTCCCGACCGTGTGATGGCTGCCAGCTCACACTTTTCCAATCCCGTCATCGGTGGTATCGATCCCCGGACCGGCAAGAACTTCGTGTACTACGAGGTGGTCGTTGGCGGATTCGGTGCTTTCGGGTTCAAGGACGGCACGGAGGCGATGTTCGCGGTCGCCAACATCGACACCATTCCGACCGAGGTCAACGAAAACTCATATCCAATCATCGTGGAGCGCTACGAGTTTCTGCGCGGGACCGCCGGTGCAGGGAAGTTCCGAGGTGGGCACGGCGTCCGCAAAGATATCCGTCTGCTCGGTGATTCCATGCAATTGACGGGTCTCACGGACCGCCAGACGTTCCGCCCGCCCGGCCTTCTGGGTGGATCGGACGGCACGCTCGGGGCCACTGTCCTCAACCCGGACACTCCCGAGGAGCGCAAGCTGCATTCGAAGGGCATCTATGACGTCGAGCCTGGGGCGTTGCTCTCGACCAACCTGGCCGGCGCCGCCGGATTCGGGAATCCGTTCGAGCGCGAGCCCCGTCGGGTCGCGGCCGATGTGCGTGCCGGCCTGCTCACGCCGGAAGCTGCGCGCGAAGAGTACAGAGTGGTGCTTGATCAGAGCGGCAGTATCGATGAGAGTGCCACTCGCGAGCTGCGTTCTCCTCAGAGGTAACCATGTTGTCGCACTTGCCCTGTCGTGGCAACCGCTGCACCGACATCCGGCGGTATCACCTCCTGGTGGGCTGTTGTGGAGTAGATGCGACTTGGCCTGTGGGGCACGGAGTATGACTGAGGTGTACGGACGGCGCGAGCGAGAAGCCTACCTGTTTCAGGTCTCGTTCTGCAGAAACGTCTTCTCGCCCTTGGTCGTTGAATTGACAGACAAGGAATGAAGTAATGAGAGATCCGATGTACGACATCTTGTTCGAGCAGGTTCAGATCGGCCCGAAGCGGACCAAGAACCGGTTCTATCAGGCGCCGCACTCGACGGGGCTGGGCATGGATCGCATCGAATCTCAAGTCAGGTACCGCGGTATCAAGGCCGAAGGCGGCTGGGGGGTCGTCAACACCGAGTATTGCAGCATTCACCCCGAGACGGGCGGGGCCCCTCCGCGCGGCATGAACATGTGGGATGACAACGACATGAAGAACCACGCCCATGTCGTTGATGCCATCCACGAGCACGACGCTCTGGCCGGCATCGAACTCTGGTATCCCGGTGCCTCATTCGCCACGCCCGGGCTCGAGTCGCGGATGTCCGCTCGGTCGGCCTCGTCCATTCGAGCCGGCGCGTCGAGCATGGGTCTCACGCGGGAGATGGACCGCGCGGAGATCCGCGAGCTGCAATCGTTCTTCGTCGCCGCGGCCCGCCGCGCGCGCGATGTCGGCTACGACCTGATCAATCTCAACAGCGCGGAGGTCGCGACGATCTTCGAGAGCTTCCTGATGGAACATTTCAACCGCCGAACAGACGAATATGGCGGTTCACTGGAGAACCGGGCGCGATTCGGGGTCGAGACCTTGGAGATGGTCCGCGAAGCCGTCGGAGACGACTGCGGCATCGTGATGCGCCTCTGTGTAGACAGTGGCGATGGAACGGGAAAGGGTCTGCGGCCGCACGAGGACGCGGGTCCATTCATCTCGCTGGCTGACCACGCCGTCGACCTGTGGGATCTGCAGGTCGGAGGCTGGAAGGGGCCGTGGCCCGAGGACGCCGGCTCGTCACGCTTCTTCGAGGAGAACTTCCAGGGTGTGCCGGTGGCCGCGATGCGTCCCTACACCAAGAAGCCGATTGCCGGCGTCGGCCGGCTGACCAGCCCCGACTTGATGGTCAAGCTCATCAAGAACGGTCAGTTGGACCTCATCGGCGGTTCGCGTCCGTCGATCGCCGACCCCTTCCTCCCGCGCAAGATCGAGGAGGGGCGTCATGGCGATATTCGCGAATGCATCGGCTGCAACATGTGTGTGGCCCGACTCAGCCAGAGCGCAGCGATCATCTGCACCCAGAACGCCACGATCGGCGAAGAACATCGACGTGGTTGGCACCCGGAGAAGTTCACCCGCGCAAGCAATGCCGACAAGAACGTCCTCATCGTCGGCGCCGGCCCCGCGGGCATGGAGTGTGCGATCGTGCTCGGCAAGCGTGGGATGAACCAGGTCCACTTGGTGGATGCCGGTTCCGAAGTCGGCGGCGGCATGCACGCGATCGGAGCGCTACCCCGGTTGAGCGAGTGGCGGCGGGTCATCGACTGGCGCGCGATTCAGATCGAAAGCCTGGAAAACGTCGAGTTCATCGGCTCCACTACCTTGGACGCCAAGGCTATTCGCGATTACGGTGCGGACATCGTGGTGATCGCGACCGGCGCTGACTGGGCGACCGACGGGTCCAACGGCTTCACCATGGAATCGCTGCCGGGCGCCGATGCGCAGCTCCCACACGTGCTGACGCCCGAGCAGATTCTCGCAGGCAAGCAGGTCCCGGGCGACAACGTTCTGATCTACGACTGCGATGGGTTCTTCACCGCAACCAGCTTGGCGGAAAAGCTTGCGATGGAAGGAAAGAACGTGCGGCTGGTGTCGGCTTCGCCTTCTATCGCACCCTACGGCGCCTACACCGTGGAGTCTGATGAGATCTTGAAGCGGTTTGCCGAACTCGGAGTCGAGCTTGTGACATCGAGAGTCCTGGTTTCGGTGGAACCCGGTCGTGCCGTCGCTGCCAGAACCTTCGATCTGAACCTCACGCCAACGGACGAATGGGCAATGGACGCTGTCGTTCTCGTCACGCGTCGCATCCCCAACGACAGCCTGTACCAAGAGTTGCACAGTCTGGGGCAGGACACCCTGGCAGAGGACGGGATCACCGGGCTCTATCGCATCGGTGAAAGCGTGGCTCCGCGCCACATCGCCGATGCGATCTTTGACGGTCACCGGCTCGCGCAGGAGATCGACGGTGCCAACCCGGCTGTTCCGTTGCCCTATCACCGCGAGCAGCTGGTCCTGCACAGCGCAAACTGACCGCCACGGCGCTGGAACCATGCCCAAATCGGTTCGAAGTGGGCGCCTTTCTGTACCCGCCATTCCACAAAACTGTCCCCCGAAAACTAAGGAGCAGCGCGATGACAGCCCTTGATGGCGTGAAAGTGATCTGCGTGGGGCAGTTCTACATGGCGCCGTACGCCACCATGCTCATGGCTCGCCTGGGAGCCGACGTGATCAAAATCGAGTCGCCCGCCGGCGACCCCTATCGCAGGCTTTCCACCGTTGACACGACGGGCATGTCGATTCAGTTCCAGTTCATGAACTCGGGCAAGAAGACAATGCGCCTCGATCTCAAGGATCCCCGGGGACAACAGGTGCTTCGGGAACTGGCAAGCCGTGCGGACGTGCTGGTGCAGAATCTTGCGCCCGGGGCGATGGAGCGGTTCGGACTGGGCTACGAGCAGCTCAGCGCGCTGAACCCGCGGTTGATCATGGCCTCGGGAACCGGGTTCGGGTCGTTCGGTCCGTATGCGGGCGAGCCTGCGATGGACCTCACCGCGCAGGCTCGCAGCGCAGTGATGAGCACGACGGGGTACGAGGACGGTCCGCCCACGCGTACCGGGCCTTC from Mycobacterium sp. DL440 includes the following:
- a CDS encoding hydantoinase/oxoprolinase family protein, with amino-acid sequence MGRYRLGIDIGGTFTDFVLQNADTGELATWKHLSSPSDPSVSAVEGAEELLESQNVSFAEVVQIVHGTTIGTNIIIEGNGARTALLVTEGFGDMLMIQRQSRSNPYDIVADKHAPLVPRDLVFEVPERMRFDGSTYRELDEDRVRAIAQGLREADVESVAVCLLHSYANSAHEDRVAMILQEEVPGLLISLSSEVAPISREYERTSTTVANAYTRPAFERYLRQMVSSLEDRGFAGSFYLMQANGGVASVEVTTKFPVRALESGPAAGVTMAAAQAVYAEAGDALAFDMGGTTAKVCLIENGEARILNSFEADRTEMRPGTGLPMLIPSIDLIEIGAGGGSLARDTLGIIAVGPQSAGADPGPVSYGLGGTEPAVTDANLSLGYLNPGYFNGGRIKLDVEAANKAIQRVGESLGLDVETTAWGIHDAVTSNMYHAMRAVTVERSRDPRDLALIPSGGAAPTHACRLARQLGMKKVLLPANTAVNSAVGLLYADPRFDLVVTWIGIANDDHLAEMGELFNSLEKQATALLDATGLDGERYIVRSADMRYHGQGHVLEVILPGGDLDGEMLNSAFRDRYAELYGYANEDSEVEVTALRISARAVAPKLDLPRGEGTGRPAEPNHRRQVYFPDTDGYTECPCYRRDDLDIGATIDGPAVIEERDTSVVLPPGDRATVDAYRNLVIEIGI
- a CDS encoding FAD-dependent oxidoreductase codes for the protein MRDPMYDILFEQVQIGPKRTKNRFYQAPHSTGLGMDRIESQVRYRGIKAEGGWGVVNTEYCSIHPETGGAPPRGMNMWDDNDMKNHAHVVDAIHEHDALAGIELWYPGASFATPGLESRMSARSASSIRAGASSMGLTREMDRAEIRELQSFFVAAARRARDVGYDLINLNSAEVATIFESFLMEHFNRRTDEYGGSLENRARFGVETLEMVREAVGDDCGIVMRLCVDSGDGTGKGLRPHEDAGPFISLADHAVDLWDLQVGGWKGPWPEDAGSSRFFEENFQGVPVAAMRPYTKKPIAGVGRLTSPDLMVKLIKNGQLDLIGGSRPSIADPFLPRKIEEGRHGDIRECIGCNMCVARLSQSAAIICTQNATIGEEHRRGWHPEKFTRASNADKNVLIVGAGPAGMECAIVLGKRGMNQVHLVDAGSEVGGGMHAIGALPRLSEWRRVIDWRAIQIESLENVEFIGSTTLDAKAIRDYGADIVVIATGADWATDGSNGFTMESLPGADAQLPHVLTPEQILAGKQVPGDNVLIYDCDGFFTATSLAEKLAMEGKNVRLVSASPSIAPYGAYTVESDEILKRFAELGVELVTSRVLVSVEPGRAVAARTFDLNLTPTDEWAMDAVVLVTRRIPNDSLYQELHSLGQDTLAEDGITGLYRIGESVAPRHIADAIFDGHRLAQEIDGANPAVPLPYHREQLVLHSAN
- a CDS encoding hydantoinase B/oxoprolinase family protein gives rise to the protein MTTTTTTELVDPITLGVIWRGLTAAANDAGTTLARTGYSEAIREGRDFSVGLFDSRARMTAQGDFSPGHLGSMPTAVKNVLDYYPTETLKPGDAIMLNDPWMGSGHLPDFFLVSPAFLDGEIIGYTVCCAHMIDVGGAVPGSQAVTGITDQFQEGIRFLPVRVWNEGEPNVELFRTLAANIRIPDKLIGDLKAMRNCNRLGELRLQGLVRQFGRKIYEAACDEILVRSEQAMREAIAEIPDGTYHAVDHFDDCGPDTEPIRLEVTVTVQGDEVILDFAGTSPQTRSGINGVEQYVRAWCYFTIKVLTLGSSVPQNAGCIAPIKWTAPEGSVLNAKPPAGTGARAVMQQRIFDVLMQAFATAIPDRVMAASSHFSNPVIGGIDPRTGKNFVYYEVVVGGFGAFGFKDGTEAMFAVANIDTIPTEVNENSYPIIVERYEFLRGTAGAGKFRGGHGVRKDIRLLGDSMQLTGLTDRQTFRPPGLLGGSDGTLGATVLNPDTPEERKLHSKGIYDVEPGALLSTNLAGAAGFGNPFEREPRRVAADVRAGLLTPEAAREEYRVVLDQSGSIDESATRELRSPQR